The following are encoded in a window of Halalkalicoccus jeotgali B3 genomic DNA:
- a CDS encoding Fic family protein: MTNSGDGTLPTAKDIVTVHDEIDEEYDLKYKGARVASPRLELRPHTRKAAEYDDVYIRAAFLLRKVVTAHVFEDGNKRTAWNVATSYLEQAGAQRADTDVAEARVVRSIRKYEVEEIAKWLETGAIDKSRLNPPRTDNE; encoded by the coding sequence ATGACGAATAGCGGTGATGGCACTCTCCCGACAGCGAAAGATATCGTAACTGTCCACGATGAGATTGATGAGGAATATGATTTGAAGTACAAGGGTGCCCGCGTTGCATCACCGAGACTTGAACTCCGTCCACATACCCGCAAGGCGGCCGAATATGACGATGTGTACATACGAGCCGCCTTTTTGCTTCGGAAGGTGGTGACGGCCCATGTATTCGAAGATGGAAATAAGCGCACTGCATGGAACGTGGCAACATCGTATTTAGAGCAGGCCGGCGCGCAACGAGCTGATACAGACGTGGCGGAAGCTCGTGTCGTGCGTAGTATCCGGAAATATGAGGTGGAGGAAATCGCCAAGTGGTTGGAAACCGGCGCGATCGACAAATCACGATTGAACCCACCCCGGACGGATAATGAATAA
- a CDS encoding TraM recognition domain-containing protein yields MANPQGRILVLDYPTRQSETIAPVFRYLIDESIKHGMSDPRRSAYYLLDEIEHMGVSISRLGELINVGRGNNCQAILSLQSVAQLQDTYGRERANALLSGMVTVIGLRTADEPSVDFLRETVGTEFNEYTGHVERKEAPLGGGMVETSREMKTEEEHKFAKGDLRSFDAGEAVICRQGKGYVHGRIRMLEE; encoded by the coding sequence ATGGCGAATCCGCAAGGCCGTATTCTCGTACTCGACTACCCGACGCGCCAGAGCGAGACGATCGCGCCCGTGTTCCGCTACCTGATAGATGAATCCATCAAACACGGGATGTCTGACCCGCGTCGGTCGGCGTACTACCTACTCGACGAGATAGAGCATATGGGCGTGTCTATCAGCCGACTCGGAGAGCTGATAAACGTCGGCCGGGGGAACAACTGTCAGGCGATACTCTCCCTACAGAGTGTCGCGCAGCTCCAGGACACGTACGGCCGCGAGAGAGCGAACGCGCTACTCTCGGGGATGGTTACGGTAATCGGCCTTCGGACGGCCGACGAACCGTCAGTGGACTTCCTACGGGAAACGGTCGGTACGGAGTTCAACGAGTACACCGGCCACGTTGAGCGGAAAGAAGCGCCGTTAGGTGGCGGTATGGTTGAGACGTCGCGAGAAATGAAAACTGAGGAAGAACACAAGTTCGCGAAGGGCGACCTTCGGAGCTTCGACGCGGGGGAGGCGGTAATTTGTCGACAGGGTAAAGGCTACGTCCATGGCCGGATTCGTATGCTTGAGGAGTAG
- a CDS encoding PIN domain-containing protein, with translation MDNSVLSDYLRSDNPRHEQAATVIESYDGAWYLPMPVLWEALRYGAQASRKPGVTKTEAALNWADPLPVTAGAVTEAAMIEAELLDQGTPINAVDMLIAGIVREAGATIVTRDSDFNRIEGLQVTNIDE, from the coding sequence TTGGACAATAGCGTCCTAAGCGACTATCTTCGCTCGGACAACCCCCGCCACGAACAGGCGGCCACAGTAATCGAGTCCTATGATGGAGCGTGGTATCTCCCGATGCCAGTGTTGTGGGAGGCTCTGCGATACGGAGCACAGGCCTCCCGAAAACCCGGTGTTACCAAAACTGAGGCAGCGCTAAATTGGGCCGATCCCCTTCCGGTAACGGCAGGTGCGGTCACTGAGGCAGCCATGATCGAGGCTGAACTCCTCGACCAGGGCACGCCGATCAATGCAGTGGACATGCTAATAGCAGGGATTGTCCGTGAAGCAGGCGCGACGATCGTTACCCGCGATAGTGACTTCAACCGTATTGAGGGCCTCCAAGTCACCAATATTGACGAGTAG
- a CDS encoding DUF4177 domain-containing protein, which produces MSASDDYEYKMIQPSTGLLGIKTENTEKKVNRLAKDGWELDEVIENWFWGDNLIFKRPRSSGNANVD; this is translated from the coding sequence ATGTCCGCAAGCGACGACTACGAATACAAGATGATCCAGCCGTCGACTGGTCTATTAGGAATTAAGACAGAAAACACGGAAAAGAAAGTCAACAGACTTGCTAAAGACGGCTGGGAACTTGACGAGGTAATCGAGAACTGGTTTTGGGGAGATAATCTCATCTTCAAACGCCCTCGGTCAAGTGGGAACGCAAACGTAGACTAG
- a CDS encoding type II toxin-antitoxin system RelE family toxin, producing the protein MSDEWTWRFTSQARDDFEKLERDDQQQIRKKLDEICESPWRDPPEYGEPMQNSPYKKVRVGGFRLSTTFDHSNTDMIVARIKHRGGAYTADD; encoded by the coding sequence ATGAGCGATGAGTGGACGTGGCGATTCACGTCACAGGCGCGCGACGATTTCGAAAAGCTCGAACGCGATGACCAGCAGCAAATCCGCAAGAAGCTCGATGAGATTTGCGAGTCGCCATGGCGAGACCCGCCGGAGTATGGAGAGCCGATGCAGAACAGTCCTTATAAGAAGGTCAGAGTTGGCGGTTTTCGGCTGTCAACGACCTTTGACCATTCGAACACGGACATGATCGTCGCCCGGATCAAACATCGTGGTGGTGCATATACTGCCGACGATTGA
- a CDS encoding zinc-dependent alcohol dehydrogenase, with protein sequence MQALRWHDEGDVRVDDVPKPEIKEPTDAIVEITATAICGSDLHLYNDFMPGMEEGDILGHEPMGEVVEVGEEVDDLREGDRVVIPFTISCGECWFCENDLYSLCDETNPNAEMAAETMGHSPAGLFGFSHTLGGYDGGQAEYLRVPHADVGPIKIESDLSDEEVLFLSDIYPTGYMAAENAEIEENDTVAVWGCGPVGQFAIQSAWMMGADRVIAIDRIEERLGMAEGHADTEVIDYSEDDVYEWLMDETDGRGPDRCIDAVGSEAHHTCVDHVPDEPDRPYVLQEAIKSCRKGGTLSIPGVYIDGVDDMPMGPLMNKALTVNAGQTHVQAYLNPLLETIENGEIDPAEIITHRGSLEDGPELYETFNDKEDDCIKVVLEP encoded by the coding sequence ATGCAAGCACTCCGCTGGCACGACGAGGGCGACGTCCGGGTCGACGACGTCCCGAAGCCGGAGATCAAGGAGCCGACCGACGCGATCGTCGAGATCACGGCGACGGCGATCTGTGGCTCGGACCTCCATCTCTACAACGACTTCATGCCGGGCATGGAGGAGGGCGACATCCTCGGTCACGAGCCGATGGGCGAAGTCGTTGAGGTCGGCGAGGAGGTCGACGACCTCCGGGAGGGCGACCGCGTCGTCATCCCCTTCACGATCAGCTGTGGCGAGTGCTGGTTCTGCGAGAACGATCTGTACTCGCTGTGTGACGAGACGAACCCGAACGCCGAGATGGCCGCCGAGACGATGGGCCACTCGCCAGCCGGTCTGTTCGGCTTCTCGCACACCCTTGGCGGGTACGACGGCGGGCAGGCCGAGTACCTGCGGGTACCCCACGCCGACGTCGGCCCGATCAAGATCGAGTCGGACCTCTCGGACGAGGAGGTACTGTTCCTCTCCGATATCTACCCGACGGGGTATATGGCCGCCGAGAACGCCGAGATCGAGGAGAACGACACGGTCGCCGTCTGGGGCTGCGGCCCGGTCGGCCAGTTCGCCATCCAGAGCGCCTGGATGATGGGCGCCGACCGCGTGATCGCAATCGACCGGATCGAGGAACGCCTTGGGATGGCCGAGGGTCACGCCGACACCGAGGTGATCGACTACTCCGAGGACGACGTCTACGAGTGGCTGATGGACGAGACCGACGGCCGAGGGCCCGACCGGTGTATCGACGCCGTCGGCTCGGAGGCCCATCACACCTGCGTCGATCACGTCCCCGACGAGCCCGACCGTCCCTACGTGCTCCAGGAGGCGATCAAGTCCTGTCGCAAGGGCGGAACCCTCTCGATCCCAGGCGTCTACATCGACGGAGTGGACGACATGCCGATGGGCCCGCTGATGAACAAAGCTCTCACGGTCAACGCGGGCCAGACCCACGTTCAAGCCTACCTGAACCCGCTGCTCGAGACGATCGAGAACGGCGAAATCGATCCCGCGGAAATCATCACCCACCGGGGCTCGCTCGAGGACGGGCCCGAACTCTACGAAACGTTCAACGACAAGGAGGACGACTGCATTAAAGTCGTCCTAGAGCCGTAA
- a CDS encoding HVO_A0114 family putative DNA-binding protein, giving the protein MNAPTNHNSAPMHRTLTVRVASPSNAFEKVGERFEALDRGEDIDPLYEITFQREEDLQRLLSANNIQMLRSIARESPESIRALARGVGRDIRQVHDNLQELESYGLVEIEDEGRSRRPSVWYDDIEIKVPIAP; this is encoded by the coding sequence ATGAACGCACCGACTAACCACAACAGCGCCCCAATGCACCGAACGCTGACCGTTCGTGTCGCCTCGCCGAGCAACGCCTTCGAGAAGGTTGGCGAGCGTTTCGAGGCGCTCGACCGAGGCGAAGATATTGATCCGCTTTACGAGATCACGTTTCAGCGAGAGGAGGATTTACAGCGGCTTCTCTCGGCAAATAACATTCAGATGCTCCGATCAATTGCCCGCGAGTCGCCTGAGAGCATTCGAGCACTTGCCCGTGGAGTTGGGCGTGATATCCGGCAGGTTCACGACAACCTCCAAGAACTCGAAAGTTACGGACTCGTCGAGATCGAGGACGAGGGGCGTTCACGGCGGCCCTCAGTTTGGTATGATGATATCGAGATCAAGGTACCTATCGCTCCGTGA
- a CDS encoding DUF7692 domain-containing protein has product MRINTSDKYEWRTDLYDRVGDLLNESTRSGAIDASAQFTEEMMKNLDRAMDHPDMTPELAALLSMSQVELEYEIQSGVNISD; this is encoded by the coding sequence ATGAGAATCAACACATCCGACAAATACGAGTGGCGTACAGACTTATACGACCGCGTAGGCGATCTTCTGAACGAATCTACGCGGTCGGGCGCGATCGATGCGAGCGCACAGTTTACCGAGGAGATGATGAAGAATCTCGATCGGGCGATGGATCACCCCGATATGACACCGGAACTCGCGGCCTTGCTGTCCATGTCGCAGGTCGAACTCGAATATGAGATCCAGTCCGGCGTGAACATTAGCGACTAA
- a CDS encoding winged helix-turn-helix domain-containing protein, whose product MERKRDDSGKFVPQVTDERVLDALGEGTLSAQQVADKLGCSRQAADRRLRNLLEDGTVEKHTFGPRSVAWSLTDELQDVVCEGESDDE is encoded by the coding sequence ATGGAGCGAAAGCGCGACGATTCGGGGAAATTCGTCCCACAAGTTACCGATGAACGGGTCTTGGACGCACTCGGAGAGGGAACCTTATCGGCTCAGCAGGTAGCCGATAAACTCGGATGCTCGCGACAGGCGGCCGACCGACGGCTACGGAATCTCCTCGAGGACGGGACAGTCGAGAAACACACCTTCGGACCCAGAAGCGTCGCGTGGTCGCTCACCGACGAGCTTCAGGATGTCGTCTGTGAGGGCGAAAGCGATGACGAATAG
- a CDS encoding relaxase/mobilization nuclease domain-containing protein, whose product MTTFLQTEYRDSGAGKLMAYIGREGDTPVHDRAGRLISNKQKERFVEKSERHQFERHMIISPENGNDLSNDEIGKETRRTMEQFTKNRPTVTYAYSVHRDTEHPHAHVAMTGEKTDLYMDRGDVENVRETANERMVERERYKHRRQEKERANERDSREREQELEDELEIERGR is encoded by the coding sequence ATGACGACGTTTCTCCAGACGGAGTATCGTGATTCTGGCGCAGGGAAACTCATGGCATACATCGGCAGAGAGGGAGATACACCGGTTCACGACAGAGCCGGCCGCCTCATATCCAACAAGCAGAAAGAGCGATTCGTCGAAAAGAGCGAACGTCACCAATTCGAGAGACACATGATAATCAGCCCAGAGAACGGAAATGACCTCTCAAACGATGAGATCGGCAAAGAGACGCGCCGAACAATGGAACAGTTCACGAAAAACCGACCCACGGTGACCTACGCGTATAGTGTTCATCGGGATACTGAACACCCGCACGCTCACGTTGCCATGACGGGTGAGAAGACGGACCTCTACATGGATCGTGGTGACGTCGAGAATGTCCGAGAGACGGCCAATGAGCGGATGGTCGAACGAGAGAGGTACAAACACCGCCGACAGGAGAAAGAGCGTGCGAACGAACGTGATTCGCGAGAGCGGGAGCAAGAACTAGAGGACGAATTAGAGATTGAGAGGGGCCGCTAA
- a CDS encoding toxin-antitoxin system TumE family protein, with protein MSGDEATLILSESLDFPETGRIVRMNVWSVPASDAYPDGIKYRLHYGTGEGETILRYDNSHADTKGHERHTADGVDGTYEYPGDYKAVLERFRTEVENHERTD; from the coding sequence ATGTCCGGGGACGAGGCCACACTCATACTCAGTGAATCACTCGACTTCCCCGAGACAGGGCGGATCGTTCGGATGAATGTGTGGTCTGTCCCGGCGTCAGACGCCTATCCAGATGGCATCAAATACCGGTTGCACTACGGGACAGGTGAGGGAGAGACGATCCTCCGCTACGATAACTCACACGCCGATACGAAAGGCCACGAACGCCACACGGCCGATGGAGTGGATGGTACCTACGAATACCCAGGCGACTACAAAGCCGTCTTAGAACGGTTCAGAACAGAGGTCGAAAATCATGAACGCACCGACTAA
- a CDS encoding type IV secretion system DNA-binding domain-containing protein: MVLGTLLNLTAVAAMLAYVSKVKGFSPVGPYDAWRVITAPLRDVNRALTPLAAIIGWFVALWLADVTGAIWLTVALFFGIGGALLYETIRVGIPTAIGATIGLVSGLTSDVRPDRDNFSLPLTIYESQADDVSEWTDGAMHVPRRSLLTLGASGAGKSETLKHFVDQLQADPSEPVVVFDMKRDYQAFLKERGASMIRLSSQGSSTEIGSPIAWNIFAEMETEADADEIARSLFPKGRDQNNFFDTAGRQLFAANLKYLKRELDNPTNADLVRYWQRASPKKMHENLSRDGHEDLTAAASAIDPETAKQPGECSQAPSNKFKTSLWVTSRSPATSRFVSTWRIRKAVFSYSTTRRARARRSRPCSAT, from the coding sequence ATGGTGCTTGGAACCCTCCTCAATCTGACGGCGGTAGCCGCCATGTTAGCCTACGTAAGCAAAGTTAAAGGATTCTCCCCTGTCGGTCCCTACGATGCATGGCGGGTGATTACGGCCCCGCTACGCGACGTCAATAGAGCACTCACACCCCTAGCAGCCATCATCGGGTGGTTCGTGGCCCTTTGGTTGGCTGACGTAACCGGCGCGATATGGCTTACTGTCGCCCTGTTCTTCGGTATCGGTGGGGCATTGCTCTATGAGACGATTCGAGTTGGAATACCCACGGCTATCGGCGCGACTATCGGCCTTGTATCGGGTCTAACGAGCGACGTTAGGCCCGATCGGGATAACTTCTCACTCCCATTGACTATCTACGAATCGCAGGCTGACGACGTGAGCGAGTGGACAGACGGCGCTATGCACGTTCCACGTCGTTCGTTGCTGACTCTTGGAGCGAGTGGAGCCGGCAAGAGTGAGACACTAAAGCACTTCGTCGATCAGCTCCAGGCCGACCCGAGTGAGCCTGTGGTAGTGTTCGACATGAAGCGAGATTACCAAGCATTCCTCAAGGAACGCGGTGCGTCCATGATCCGCCTCTCATCCCAGGGTTCGAGCACAGAGATAGGGTCACCGATCGCGTGGAACATCTTCGCGGAAATGGAAACTGAGGCTGACGCCGACGAGATTGCAAGGTCACTGTTTCCAAAGGGACGCGACCAGAACAATTTCTTCGATACGGCAGGCCGCCAGCTATTTGCCGCGAACCTGAAGTACCTGAAACGTGAGCTCGACAATCCGACGAACGCCGACCTCGTGCGCTACTGGCAACGCGCCAGTCCTAAGAAAATGCACGAGAACCTTAGCAGAGACGGCCACGAGGACCTAACGGCAGCTGCGAGTGCGATTGACCCGGAGACGGCCAAACAGCCGGGGGAGTGTTCTCAAGCGCCCAGCAACAAGTTCAAGACCTCTTTGTGGGTGACTTCGCGAAGTCCGGCGACTTCTCGATTCGTGAGTACATGGCGAATCCGCAAGGCCGTATTCTCGTACTCGACTACCCGACGCGCCAGAGCGAGACGATCGCGCCCGTGTTCCGCTACCTGA
- a CDS encoding DUF7563 family protein: MAQCEGGGHVTALFVRVFGVSGAIAGCFECSDRQTVRSGFDE; the protein is encoded by the coding sequence ATGGCTCAATGCGAGGGCGGCGGCCACGTCACAGCCCTATTCGTCCGAGTGTTCGGGGTATCGGGCGCGATCGCTGGCTGTTTCGAGTGTTCTGACCGCCAGACGGTTCGGAGTGGGTTCGATGAGTGA
- a CDS encoding ribbon-helix-helix domain-containing protein, translated as MSDASPTKPSDGDERPQINVRVTPTFLEQIDDVWQGRGFNSRSEYIRHVLRDSVENPTFDRDELSALARAEREIRDGETYSREEIIDEFDLDTTESSEEE; from the coding sequence ATGTCAGACGCATCGCCAACTAAACCCAGTGATGGTGATGAGCGTCCGCAAATCAACGTCCGTGTCACCCCGACGTTCCTTGAACAGATCGACGATGTGTGGCAAGGACGGGGATTCAATTCCCGTTCAGAGTACATTCGGCACGTGCTCCGTGATTCAGTCGAAAACCCTACGTTCGACCGTGACGAGTTGTCCGCACTCGCCCGCGCCGAACGCGAGATCCGGGACGGCGAGACTTATTCTCGTGAGGAGATCATCGACGAGTTCGATCTCGATACCACCGAAAGCTCCGAAGAGGAGTAG
- a CDS encoding SHOCT domain-containing protein has protein sequence MEISKWVPNWIQSLPRWAVLLSILLGMLVVMTVVSTILRLFFAVVAAGVELGSVTAGVIAGLSMLLLMFIPIVLLVRPLLNNKQKTDTTGDKESNSIQRLRKQYVNGDISEEIFETRLEQLLDEPGEGTDDDNTATERTRSIQETETTN, from the coding sequence ATGGAGATTAGTAAATGGGTACCAAACTGGATTCAGAGTCTCCCCAGATGGGCTGTTCTCCTTAGCATACTCCTTGGCATGCTCGTCGTAATGACCGTAGTATCAACGATCCTTCGCTTGTTTTTTGCGGTCGTTGCTGCCGGTGTTGAACTCGGAAGTGTTACCGCAGGCGTCATTGCTGGGCTCAGCATGCTTCTTTTGATGTTTATACCTATCGTACTTCTCGTAAGGCCACTATTGAACAACAAGCAAAAGACCGATACCACCGGTGATAAAGAAAGCAACTCTATCCAGAGGCTCCGAAAACAGTATGTAAACGGAGATATAAGTGAAGAGATATTCGAAACTCGGCTTGAGCAGCTTCTTGATGAACCAGGTGAAGGGACCGATGACGATAACACAGCTACTGAAAGAACTCGTTCAATCCAAGAAACGGAGACCACCAATTAG
- a CDS encoding antitoxin VapB family protein has product MATKTLTITEDAYERLKAHKRGDESFSDVVNRLSKSRDNPKKARGLWDDIDAGQDHKEKHQQLGEEIDDHYDEMFGQ; this is encoded by the coding sequence ATGGCTACAAAGACACTCACGATCACCGAGGACGCCTATGAGCGCCTGAAAGCGCACAAGCGCGGTGACGAGAGCTTCAGCGATGTAGTAAACCGGCTCTCGAAGTCACGAGACAACCCGAAAAAGGCGCGAGGGCTTTGGGATGACATCGACGCAGGGCAGGACCACAAAGAGAAACACCAGCAACTTGGCGAGGAGATTGACGACCACTACGATGAGATGTTTGGACAATAG
- a CDS encoding DUF7845 domain-containing protein yields MSESRFLLETAVDEFGGNLIYTGNDLLPHFALDKAVKDADGSARARFDRGDETWVATLSYQESGLAPRDHPDYRLQTVREHRITVKPVEDQAGKRRARFHVAPRWPDMRTTDGDSISTPDIVGVNVRAQGAKLDFGEYPELLRGGAEALDINPAYFTGEHSYSNIYEAETYVRVNRSKSGRVFGRGSVMERIFELAAESGKYRKLVEDDTGGDGFMHMAAFRPETAGALISGHEYGKRIKHYLLKNPPEDPSDPLYHPKVCMLFKKSLNTSTVPWSDKAGLRRELDEQLLNLLSWAGLPTRPNESSDTYVPDGYFEDTDTIRPTISLIDDPTPDIKREQGTAVIKALAGLGTGNPDLNNSDAEALQVMADGGQVQDVTSLAEAIGRSRRTVYRIVDRLSDLLTLENGAVAFGSDYLASQARHGLRHAREAFENDGKGSGESSAWSAWCAEYGPEVSDRFPDADITRVKLEFGEIPDEADMEEMLKEGLTAWIRSGRDKVEYVAGRAFWRQNGEGLSTSDTPGSRAGGMPDTVPSRSTTTGSDLKSVR; encoded by the coding sequence ATGAGTGAGTCACGTTTCCTGCTTGAGACGGCTGTGGACGAATTTGGTGGGAACCTGATTTACACCGGAAACGACCTCCTCCCGCACTTCGCACTCGACAAGGCGGTTAAGGACGCCGACGGATCGGCCCGCGCCCGGTTCGACAGGGGCGACGAAACGTGGGTAGCCACACTCTCCTATCAGGAATCGGGGCTTGCACCGCGCGATCACCCGGACTATCGCCTCCAGACGGTTCGCGAGCACCGGATTACCGTCAAACCAGTAGAGGACCAGGCCGGGAAACGTCGGGCGCGCTTCCATGTCGCGCCACGCTGGCCGGATATGCGAACGACAGACGGAGATTCAATCTCGACACCCGATATTGTAGGCGTGAACGTTCGCGCTCAGGGTGCCAAACTCGACTTTGGGGAGTATCCTGAACTCCTCCGAGGGGGGGCCGAAGCCCTAGACATCAATCCGGCGTACTTCACGGGCGAGCACTCCTACTCAAATATCTACGAGGCCGAAACGTACGTTCGGGTCAATCGGTCCAAGTCGGGCCGTGTGTTCGGGCGCGGGTCCGTCATGGAACGAATCTTTGAGTTGGCCGCCGAATCGGGCAAATACCGAAAACTCGTCGAGGACGATACGGGCGGAGACGGGTTCATGCACATGGCGGCGTTCCGGCCTGAGACGGCAGGTGCGCTCATCTCGGGCCACGAATACGGTAAGCGGATCAAACACTACCTGCTCAAGAATCCGCCTGAGGACCCGTCAGACCCGTTGTATCACCCAAAGGTGTGTATGCTGTTCAAGAAGTCGCTCAATACGTCTACGGTCCCGTGGTCGGACAAGGCGGGGCTTCGACGGGAGTTAGACGAGCAGCTGCTAAATCTCTTGAGTTGGGCTGGCCTGCCGACCCGTCCGAACGAATCGAGCGACACCTACGTTCCCGATGGATACTTTGAGGACACGGACACGATTCGGCCGACGATCTCCCTGATAGACGACCCGACACCGGACATCAAGCGAGAGCAAGGGACGGCCGTAATCAAGGCGCTTGCTGGCCTTGGGACAGGAAACCCGGACCTCAACAACTCGGACGCCGAAGCCTTGCAGGTCATGGCCGACGGGGGACAGGTCCAAGACGTCACCTCACTGGCCGAGGCGATCGGCCGTTCGCGCCGGACGGTCTACCGGATCGTCGACCGTCTCTCGGACCTCTTAACGCTCGAGAACGGGGCCGTCGCCTTCGGGTCGGACTATCTGGCCTCGCAGGCCCGCCACGGGCTCAGACACGCCCGTGAGGCCTTCGAGAACGACGGCAAGGGTTCGGGCGAATCGAGCGCATGGTCGGCGTGGTGCGCCGAATACGGGCCTGAGGTTTCTGACCGGTTTCCTGACGCCGACATTACCCGGGTCAAACTCGAGTTTGGTGAGATACCCGACGAGGCCGACATGGAGGAGATGCTGAAAGAAGGGCTAACGGCGTGGATCCGTTCAGGCCGTGATAAAGTCGAGTACGTAGCAGGCCGTGCCTTCTGGCGTCAGAACGGAGAGGGGCTATCCACATCGGACACGCCCGGCAGTCGGGCCGGTGGTATGCCAGATACTGTCCCGTCCCGGTCAACGACGACCGGATCAGATCTCAAATCCGTCAGATAG